The sequence below is a genomic window from Babesia bigemina genome assembly Bbig001, chromosome : II.
ATTTAAAGCCTCCTTTTTTATACCATCGTTTACAATCTTCTGGAATGTGGACATTACAACTTCCTCAAATGTCAATCTGGCATTTTCCTTAGAATTAAACTTTTCGCAGTTAACTCCTGCTAAGCCTATGACGAAACTGGATTGTTTAAAATAATTCGTCAATCCTGATCCAACGACTTTATTACCCAACCCAGATTTTATTAGAGATTTGTACAGAAAGCTCTCTGATGTGCCCACTAGTAAATGTTCTAATACTTCCATGCCCAAAGCATCAACGGAGTCTATCTCAAATCTTCCTTTTGTTGTATCGTTCGCATTTGAATTGTCATGAGGGTCCAATAACCAACCCGTTAGGAGTAAATCTTCTCCCTCGCACCCGGTGGCTCCAAATGTGCCATGGATGACACCATTTAATTCTTTGTAAAATTCTGAATACAGTTGACTATTAGCTGTATCTATGGTTGCCGTGTGTAAATCGGATTTATATATTATTTTGCTTTCCTTTAAGAAATTATCCACAAAGTTTAACCGCTTAAGGACATCATCTGGACCATAAAAATAAATATTTGCCGTTTTGGGCCCATAATACGTTACATAGAAATCCACCAATTCCTTGTGATTTAGCCTTACTATATGTTCTGGGTCGCCGCCGGAGTCGAATCTATAGCTGTTTGTGTAGAGGCCTTGATAAATGTAATCTTGCGCCCTAGAAAGTGGGTCGGAGTACGCTTTTTTCATTTCACTATATACTATACCTCCATAACTGATATGCCTGTCATGTAATATTATGCCATGGTCTTCGTCAGAATGCGCCACTGGGTCATGTTTTGAAACTTTGTAATGCCATGCCTCTTGTCGGAAGATTCTCGGATCATGTCTTACGTTCGGCTGGAAAACAGCGCTCATGTAGAAATCAGCTGTAATGTAAAAGTCTTTCTCATTGGTAGATGCAAACAAATACGATGTGCGATCTTTATATGTGAAGGCGTTAACAAAACTCTGGAAACCCCCTTGGAGAAGGATTGAGAATCCACCCTTATTAGGGTATTTTTTTGAACCTTCCAACACTGCGTGTTCCAATATATGGGGGCATCCGCAATCGTTTGACGGCGGGGTGGGTATAATTATATCGAAACATATCTCCTTACCGCTCGACGCATCAGTTGCCAAAGAAATAATGGAAATCCCCGTGATTTTATGCTTATAAATTACAGCAGCCACGCCCAACTCTGGAATAAATGCCTCTCTTATCTTTTCGTAAGCGTCGTGTTGTATTTTGAAGGCTTTCTGAGCCCATCCCGGTAGATTACCTGCGACTGTCATTGCATCTTTGGTTTGAACAAGAGACATTGGCACCGGAACATGTGACTTTTTTTTGCACGTACGATTTGTAAATAGAAGACCTTCTGCGCTTGATGCGGTTTTTTTAAAACCTGTGTAACGCTTCAATAACGTACCATCTACTCTATATTCTCTGTCACTTGGAAGACAGATGCGCCTACCAGCGGTATGGAAGGCTCCTATGCCCACAGGTAGAATCAAACGAGCGTCACATATACTACTTATTATACCGGCGCTGGCTAATGAAAGCGCAATGTGTATCTTGTGGAAAGGTAAACTGCGTTGGGCAGACATAGTTAAACGAGAACAACCGAATACAAGCAAATATGGCTATACATCGTCGTGGCAGCATCCCAATGAACGTAAAATATGTAGATTTAGTAGCTGCATTTTGTGAGGGATTCTGCCTCCCACACCCTGCAATTATGAGCGCGCTGACGCTAGCATGACATTAAAAGGTGTTAATAGTCAACAATGTACGATTCGCTTCATTGTAATATTTGTCAGTAGTCTGAAGATTAAACCATTTAAAGATCTATGCAAAAGCGGTCATTGAGTTCGGTGATGCTATACTATGAGTGTGATTTTCATACTGGCAAAATAACCATCTTCTACACATATTAGAGCAGCGATCATaacagcactttgcctgaggcAATAAGCGCATTTCCAAGGTATGCTATGGTGCGGCTTTAGCATATCACGGCAAAGTGGTGTGTACCTGGGAATGTAGCTTGAGCGTCAATGTCTTTTACTGATTTGAACTATGAGGTTTTACCATATAAAATTGTGAGATTATGCCATAAAATAAGTGCACTTAGTTGCTTGTTATAAGCCTTCATTTCCCAGGCACCGAATCGCAAATCTACCTGGACCCAATTCGCCTATGCCTGTCTGATGCTGTCTTATCGGTGTAACATGTTCAGCACGGATGTTGTATTGCGTTGCTTGTTCAACTGCCCTAGCACGTCTAAAACTTCAGTATATAAATGGTGTTCTGCGACGTCATAGTTGCCAAGATGCCCATTAATTAGCTTCCCGGTTTACGCGTTACTTGGAATATTCAGAAGAAATGCCTATATAAAGAAGCGAGGTATTAGACTCGTTTGTGTATGTAGGTTTTTCGCATATAAATCGCCGTTTACTTCTTTTAATATCACAAATACACATGACATGAGATATGCCAGCGATTGATTAATTGGTTGCCTGAGTCTCCTCATCAATCTGCCTGCAGTGTGCGAAGTGGTCACGTACGACTAACTTAGCTTGGAGTGCTTATTAAATCCTCAAGCCCGCCTTATATAGTGAGAAAGTCCGCAGAAATAATCTAGCAGCTGTGGAAATAGTGAAATGTTTATCCCATGTGCATTTCCACACGCCATATTCTGTGGCAGAATCGTAATCGACTGAGCTCCatctccctcatcactcgAGGCATCGCTTCGAACTTCGGCGGTTAGTTGAATTCTGATCCTTGCAAATACTTCATTAGGTTGTGCTTTTTCTTGAATTTATCTTAAGTTCGGTTGATTTATGTTTGCCCATTTTCAGTGTGATTATCGCGCTTTCCTGCAAGCACGCCACTCTATTTGGTATTTTAAAATTCAGTAGCTTTATTCATAGGACCCTGGTATCTGGGGCGTTCGTATATGCACCGCTGCTTTATATACGAGCATTTAGGAACAATGTAGGACAGTCCCATTCTTTACATAAATATGATGCGCTTGAAGGACCCAACGCGACACCTTTATTATACGTACAGAGGCCTCTAACACATTATTATGGTCATGAAGGTAATAAATAACCTAAAACGTATCTTGTACGTGGTAGAGAGGAAAAACTTGTGGGCATCTGATACGTCATGCATAGGAGATGAAGTCAGATATGCTGAAACTACACCTACCATCCGATGTATGATGTGGAATATAATAGGTTAAAGAGATTCCGTCACAATGCAACGATTGCTTAAATTGCGGAGAAAAGGAGCAATAAAACTGCTAAAGAAAACTTCGTGAAGCCCAACCACATGTTCTAATATAATTGGGTAATGTCCTTTATATGATCACAGATTGTTGGATAAGTGGAGCAAATTGCCAATCCTCCTCGCGTATCACACAACGAAGTACGCATGATGCCACGGGAGTTGTTACGATCGGTGTGACTAGTTTACTGTAATACTAACGATTATTTATCAAATAGAGCCATATAACCGCATGACGATGTATTTTAACAACACACCCTTAGCGACATTAAACTGACGCTAGTTCGTTACGATTATGCTGCGACACTAATCGTCCAAGTATTTTTAAATATGCCCTTAAGAAGTGCATCCTAATAATCACTGGGCCATATTTATGTACCAACTTCTGGTCTTGTCTTGTAGGTTGTTACACATTACCAAACGTGAGACAGTTGAAAGGACGGCTGGCGGTCAATAATATACTGCAATGTGAGTTATTTGTCATAGATTTACGAAAAGTCCTTGAGGTATCATTTGAACGTGGTTTTTGTGTTCTATTCTCCCGAGTATGTCGCTGAACCGAGTTATATAGGCCATTTTTACAGGTGTATAGTACACTACGAGAAATATATATTCCGCCTATGTATTTAAGATTGGGTGCGTTACATTCTGCTGGTTATATCGCAACCTGCTTCTATGCCTTAGCGGGAGATCGGATAATACGATTGACTGTTTACGGCTCAATTATACAATTTCACATCACACGCAGTCATCCTCCTGAAGACAAAAAAATGTCAATATTATCTACCCAACCGTAGGAACCATGTAGAAAACTCTCAGATCCCCAGCTAATTACTGGTTTTGACATGACCAATTCCTGATAGGTTTACAGAGAATGGTAACAGGTTGCGTGCCAATTATACGATGTCTCCGGTTACTGGTATGTTTTAAGCACGATGCATGAGGCTACTACTGGTTATCAACGCGCTTAAGAATGTTTACTGATACCAATCTTCCTTTGGACTTCACGTATTGTCTTTGCTATGGCGAATACGTAGATCCATCCGATAAATCGGCCCCTCTGATTTGTAGATCATGTGAGAAACTCAGCCATCGACACTGCACATGTTATGTGGGTCCAGATCACGATTTCGAATGTTTTCTATGCCAGGTTCAAGTACTAGATCCTTTTAACGCTGTGGTTGAATTTTTGTGGTACGGTCGCATGGGAAACAAACACGAGATTTTGAAAATTTCTGCTCCACAATTTGATAAGTGGTTGGCACAAAATAGGGACGTATACGTTGTATCACTGCCGCTATCTAAGAATAAACTTGTTCACGAGTGGCCAAAGACTTTCGAATTAAGAATCAACAATGAACTCGTGCATGTAGTTAAGGCACCAAATTGGGGACACACTAGAAGAGACAACCCTATAAAGGTAACTTACGCAATGCATACAGGTGACAACATGTTAGAATTATCTAGCACTACGTACGATGACCCAGTGTCGTTTTTCTTAATCGTAATAATGGTTTCAAAGAGAATTTCCGTTGAAAGGATTATTGAGACAATTAAAAAAAGGCGAACTATTACGGTTTTCGAATCGAAGCGCAGAATATTGGAGTTTCTAAATACACATttcgaggacgacgatgtAATATGCGTCAAAAACAATAGGGTTGAATTAAATTGCCCGCTTACGTTGGATAGAATTGAGTTGCCAACGCGGGGGAAactctgcaagcatataCAATGTTTTGACTTGAGTGCTTACCTTCAGGTTATGCAAAATATGTCCACATTCAATAAGCGGTGGAAGTGTCCAGAATGCCCATTAACAGTGAAGCCGATGGATTTGGTAATCGATGGTTATATGCTTGAAATCTTAAAGTCTACTCCACAAGGAGCGTCCACAGTGGAGTTGAATGAAACGGGAGATTACAGGGTAGTCAATTGTTCTAGCATGTGCAAATATGTAAAAGGCCCCGCTGAGTTGGGCAAAACAAAAAACAGGGATTGTGCAACAATACAAGGCGATAGCAGCACATTTAACAACGATCACGTCTCATCTGATAGCGGAATTGGAGAGTTACATACACATTTTGGCTCAAAACGAAGCGGAACTGACGATGTTTTCGTAAAGGTAGAAGGCGGCATAAATGTAGGTTATATTATTAACTCGGACATGAGTGACCTGTTTTCTGCCAATACATCAACTGAATGCACACCTAAAGAGCTGTTGATTTGTCTGGAATCCTCTGATGGGGAAGAATATTCTAAAAACGGCGCGCAACGGCGGGTGGAAAGTCAGCAACCCACGTGTGATAAACGTGACGAGAATCTGTGCGACGCGTTTTCTCAAGCAAACTCAAACGCTTTAGGTAAATACGCAAGTGAGGTTGCGAGCGGAAATAAATCGTCTAGAGGACAACTACAGGCGTACGGATGCCCAAAGTCTACCCTGTCACAAAGGCTCAGCAATCTGCCGCAAATAGCGGGCGACGCCCACATCACTAAAAGCATAAAACGCATTACAACCGACACATATGCGAGTCAATCGTTTATGCCTGTATCGCCCTCCACAGGTAGCGCTGTGACTGCAAAAACATGCGAACATCCGGCATTGATGAAACGGTCTAAACAAAAAACTGCGCTGGATATTAGTGCGCTGAGGTTTGGTTTTTTTCGTTAATATGGTTGGTCCTATACTTCTCATGCCTGTGAGGGGCAATTAGATGTTTTAATGCTTCCCCTTCAGCGTTTTATACGCTTTGAGTGGATCCACATATTTGGCAAACATACGCGAACCTATAACAGCAATTAAGTAGCGTACATTCAACGACATACCGTTCTATTGTTGCTACCTTGTAATAATGCCGTTATTTTTATAGGTATGGGGTATACCGTAGGTATTTCATGTGTTATATGAAGTTTGACCGTGATGGCGCATCCTTGCTTGTATTGGCTTCTAAATGACTGGGACAAAATCCCCTTTCGTCGTCCCATTTCCATCACAGTAGGACCACGAATCCTGACTAACATATCAGCGTCCCGTATATTCGTCTGGACGCTTCTCACAACCAGAGCACCTGTGTGGGACGGGAATGCTATGCAGTCAACATCATCGATCGCCTCTAATTCGTCAGTCCAAAGTTGTGAAAGGTTGCCATAGTAGGAAAATACGGCATGGGCTCTGAATATGTTTGATCGTTTCGTCTTCATTTTTAAGGACTCATCCTGACGGATTTTGCATTCCGCATCTTTCACTAAATTATACGCTGAACACGATACGCGGTCGTAGACACTTTTAACCGTTCGCTTATGTTTCGACGACATTATAATCCGATCTGTAGTGCAATCAACGCATTGGCATTTTTTTCCTGTATCTGAGTTTGTCCCTATCTTGACCTCGTTTTGTATTGCATCGATGGCCTTTTGTATTTTGAGGATTCGACATATACGTCTTAAGTGGTGAAGATGTAGGTAGACAACTTTCCCCTTTAAACAATCGATATTTACGGCATCTTTGCTAAAACGTAAGAAATCGGAATATATTTTGCCACTATCGGCGAGCGTGCTTGTCTCAGAGGGAGTCATTTTAATATTTACAATCTCGGGAAATCTCATGGAAGCCTCGCTACGTAACAGAGCATGTATAAAATGTACTGTTGAACCACAACCTTGTGACTTTCCCAGAATAATGCCAATCCAGTGCGCAGCGGAGCAATGTAAATTCTTCGCAAATGGAAATGTGATATCGGATGGTCCTATGCAAATGATTTTTTGTCCAAGGTTAGCAAGCGTTTTTAATATCTCTGGCCATTCTACCTGCGCAAATCGTATCTCGGTCTCATTGTTAAAAATGGAGCTGGTGACGCATTGGATGTTCATAGATTTGGTCTCATTATTTTTTTTTGGTTCGGATAAATTATTAAGGACACTAAGCGTAGTTGCCTTTCCTTTCGGAGTAAAATAACAGTTGCCTATAAACCTTATTATATCAGTTCTGATGCGCACGCCACTACCTTTAAGTGTAAGATTGGATATTCGCCGTACAGCGCCATCTTTAAGTGGATACAAATGGGAAATAGCTGTAAGAACTCCCATGGCATTTTTTAGGGTTACTGCATCACTGACACAATCGGTAACCAGAGACATCACATGTTGCCGGTCCTTTTCGCCCAACCTTATAGTAACAACTACATGCCTAATGATGCGAATTGCCGTGTTCCTTACGTCACCACTATTGTCCTCTAGCAGTGAAAGCAGCCAGTACTTCGCATTGCCCCATATGTATTGGATTTCATCGCCAATAGTTATCCCATCCCCAACGGTTTTTGTATGGTGTTGTTTCGTTTGCATGGATGACACGGCTCTTGCTACCTCATCGAGTCCATACTTAGAAGCGGCCACATATCCTACAGGGAACTGTCGCTTCGTACAACCTACAATAACAGCAATATATGCTATTGTATATGTTATCTTTCTTATGAACTCCAGAGACAGTGCACCCTCTATCCCTATTTGCGGGCTAGTAATGCCTAATGCTTTCTGTAATTGGAATAGGAACAACGAAGACGGTTGGAAGTCCTCATATCGAAGATAATCGATCAGCATCAAGTTAAACAGCTCTATCGATCTTTCATGTGTATCGGTGTCACCATGTAATGCCTCTCCTGTGGGCTCCAAAACAATTGGGTAGATAGGCAACAGGGCCATTAAAATGTAGAACACAGACCTAACGGCAGATAGTCTGACGACAACCTCAGGATTATCTGCCACactgcaacactttagtAAGGTAGAATGAACCAAAGCCTGGAAGAGCAAAACAAGACTTTTGTGCTCCTCTACTTCCAGCGTACAGTCGACGACGTGTGGTATTATCGTAATTAACATATCCACGGAGTAAGGTGCAGCCTCTAGAATCCACTTCAATCCATCATAGCTATCGGTATTAAGCATGCGTGCATGGAGAGCTGTTATAACACTAAATTGCTCAGAGAAGACCTCAATGATCATCCGCACAACAGCATTTTCTTTGTCTGATTTTATTAGAAGCGTGTATGTGGATGCCAAAACGCAAGTAGTTTGATGGCATCCCTTGATAATTTTCAAAACTCTATCAACCAGATTTGGGATAGCTGCCCTTACGCCAATAAGGGTCGTTAGCAATCTCAGACGTTTTACATGCTTTTTGATGGAGTATATACACCTTTCTAGATCAACTAAATTATCTGCAGTGTATATATGTGTTTCAGATGGACTTACCAATCTTTGTTCCAATTACACCAATCTCGGACATAAAAGCGGCATTTTTTTCATCGATTTCGCCCTCCTCCAAAGAAATAGCcgtgacatcgctgctgctgacagACGATATGGAATCGTCACTTCGTGACACTTTTGAAAATCCACTTGAAGAGGATGATACCTCTGACAGGTGGCACGCAGAACCCGGCTGTGGCCCCCATAAATACGCATAGGGGGGGCTTATCAAGACAGGATTACGTGTTCTAGAGTCCTTACCCTTTCTACGTTTCCGAACATCCCAAAAGGCGTCTTCTAAATTCCGCCTCATAGTTCTGTTGTCTAAAGATATGAAGTGTTTTTTGTCCCCATTATAACCCTATATGCAGAGTTTCGATTGTTTATACACAAACAATGCTGCGCGCCAAAGAAGTGAGACGAATCCTATATGTAACACCGTGTACAACGAAATGTGCATAGGCTAACAACCGATTTTATATCCGCTCTCTACACTTGTTCAAAAGTTAAATGATACGATCCGCCTTGTAGTTTACGTCTTCGACGGCTTAGAAGTCATTCACGGCTTGATCGTATGCTAGGTAAATATATACGCATCCGTATGCATCTCTACACTATCTTCTATTTTTGGTTAGTATAAGCGTCCAACAAACCATGCTAGCTTTGAAATGTGTGCCGCTTTCGCGTTTAGTATCATTGGAAACGAATCAGCAGTACAATGTTTTGTTTTATTAATTCACGCGATAACACAGAGGAATGGTGTACGCACTTCGGCGAAGTACCGTGTTCATGATTATAAATGATATTGCGCCGAATTATTCAGGAGCCCCTACATTACTTTGTAATTTTCTCCGTGTACCAATATATTCACAATATACCCAATTTTCGTCCTGGCTAAATACGCGAACGCATGGGTTGTAGAGTGAACATTCACTGTAAAATTAATGGATCATATAATGTTTAACATCGGCATATTGCGTACATGGGTAACTTGCGTATTAGCTATTAGGCAAATATATGTGTTGATTATATATTAGACATGGCATTAAATCGAACACATTCACGCGCAAAATGGGAGGTTGCGTTAAGCAAGGTCGCTGACGTCATTTTTACACGAACTATCCGGGATACATTTTTGTTCATTCTTTTTAATATAATACGTCGCCGAGATTAACAAAAAAATGCAACCTTTATGCAGAATGGTAACTCTTTGGCCGTCTGATAAATATCTTGGGCTGTGCATAGTTACAGTGAAACAATGATGGGCCTACAGCCTATAACTAATAACGCATAggatatatatatatatatatatatatatatatatatagtCGGCTATATCGGGAATGCGTCTTTATTTGGTCAACCTGCTTGGTGTGTCTAGCGATTCTAATTGTCTGTGTGTAGCGATTCTCAACACGATAACCTCTCTGTGGTTAAACTATTATTTCAAACAGGTAGTGATGAAGTCGCTTTACTTGCCAGTGTCTGGTCGATGCCTCATTTAGGACTGTTTACCTGATATTTCGAGGAACATTCTCACTACATTG
It includes:
- a CDS encoding MIZ zinc finger domain containing protein, putative; the encoded protein is MFTDTNLPLDFTYCLCYGEYVDPSDKSAPLICRSCEKLSHRHCTCYVGPDHDFECFLCQVQVLDPFNAVVEFLWYGRMGNKHEILKISAPQFDKWLAQNRDVYVVSLPLSKNKLVHEWPKTFELRINNELVHVVKAPNWGHTRRDNPIKVTYAMHTGDNMLELSSTTYDDPVSFFLIVIMVSKRISVERIIETIKKRRTITVFESKRRILEFLNTHFEDDDVICVKNNRVELNCPLTLDRIELPTRGKLCKHIQCFDLSAYLQVMQNMSTFNKRWKCPECPLTVKPMDLVIDGYMLEILKSTPQGASTVELNETGDYRVVNCSSMCKYVKGPAELGKTKNRDCATIQGDSSTFNNDHVSSDSGIGELHTHFGSKRSGTDDVFVKVEGGINVGYIINSDMSDLFSANTSTECTPKELLICLESSDGEEYSKNGAQRRVESQQPTCDKRDENLCDAFSQANSNALGKYASEVASGNKSSRGQLQAYGCPKSTLSQRLSNLPQIAGDAHITKSIKRITTDTYASQSFMPVSPSTGSAVTAKTCEHPALMKRSKQKTALDISALRFGFFR